One window of the Montipora foliosa isolate CH-2021 chromosome 4, ASM3666993v2, whole genome shotgun sequence genome contains the following:
- the LOC137999649 gene encoding uncharacterized protein has product MSNFLPSIEDARKSSLPAAKRIYSAMDYLEGAGTCNGGSAGKRRAAKGSKKKAKKPKLCTTEQSALEKAERAKDYSRDLNSRKEKAKLAREQSLAQDKNKEELREKGLREKRRLNELFSVYAAQQGPSYRDSARVVKPKFPVLLKSAKSRVISREKLPYSPLPNLSSGNRLDKESQE; this is encoded by the coding sequence ATGTCCAATTTCCTTCCTTCCATTGAAGATGCGAGGAAAAGTTCGCTTCCTGCCGCTAAGAGAATCTATTCTGCGATGGATTACTTAGAAGGAGCCGGAACTTGCAATGGTGGCTCGGCTGGAAAAAGGAGGGCAGCCAAGGGttcgaagaaaaaggcaaagaaacCAAAACTTTGTACGACAGAACAAAGCGCTCTCGAGAAGGCGGAAAGAGCGAAGGACTATTCGCGAGACCTAAACTCGCGGAAAGAAAAGGCCAAACTCGCGCGAGAACAGAGCTTAGCTCAGGACAAAAATAAGGAAGAACTCCGGGAAAAGGGACTGAGGGAAAAAAGAAGGTTAAATGAACTTTTTTCAGTTTACGCTGCGCAACAAGGCCCGTCTTATAGGGACAGTGCTAGAGTGGTCAAACCTAAATTTCCTGTTTTGTTAAAGAGTGCCAAAAGTCGCGTAATTTCACGCGAAAAGCTTCCGTATAGCCCTCTTCCAAATTTGTCCTCTGGTAATAGACTGGATAAAGAGTCTCAAGAATAA